aaaaaaaaaaacatctacTACTTATCGgcaacaacaaacaataaaGAGGAACATGTAAACCAAACGAGTCATTGATGTCTCAATTTAAAAGATTAGAAgtttaatgtgataaaaaataattgattagaaACTTAATGTATCAATTTTAAAAACTTAAGGGCTTAATCAATTAACAATTAAATTGATAAAGGGACTTAAATATGCAATTTTTCTCTTTTAAAATATTTGTAAAGTAATTCTCTGAATTTATTCAATGTGTGAATGCATATGGaaatcaatttaaaatttaattttgttatttgaaaTGATAATTCATATATACTACAATCACATGGTGAAAAATGAATTCAATAATCTTCACTGGATTATTTTGGAAATTCAATATCTCTTATCTTTAGGGAGGGAATATCTCTACTTCAAACTTGAAAGTGTGGTAATTTTGGCTCCAAAATTTTTCAGCTTTCCCTCTTGAATTACTTacttacaaaataaataaataaatatattatttgcgtactctaaaacattttttttacgGCACAAAATAAGTTTATGGTTTTTGATATCAATTtagattttatatataaaaaaccaACATGAGTTTAATGTAAAAAAAACCAATTTAGATATCGATAACGGAATATgacatgtcattcatattactccattaagttctgtcaattataCGTGAacagaaaaatcaaaacttaacggaataatataaataacatgtcacgttccgttatcaAAACCTAAATTAAAAGGTGCCcactatggttactttgttttttacaaagtaccgttacttggtatGGATTTCACCatagcataaaattaatccaatgatgaaaaccacaccaaataacggtaaaaaacaaagtaaccacaGCGAACCTTAAATTAAggttaatattattttttaaacgtattttaaaacataactaaagatgaaataaaatatttgttttGGTTGTTAAATGGAAGTCGAGAATCTGCCGTCGGCATATAGGAAGGAGCAGCAGCACCTTTTGTCTTCCTGCCCTAACCAAATCGATCTTAGCTATCTTAGTAAACAGATAACTTAAAACTGGAAGAGAGTTGCCAAAAACCCTAACTCAGATCCACGAAGGTACTATTTTTTGTTCTCCTGTTTACTTTTGGAATTTCTCCTTTTCTTGTGTATAGACATGAAGCGGAAGCGTGCAGCCCGAAAGAAATCAGTGGCAAAAAAGCCTACGCCGTCAGTAAATGTCGACGAACAAGTGTTCAAATACTTCGTAGCACAAAGTGCCCATGGAAATTCTGTTGCTGATGAAATTAACAATAATAATCAGTCTGATCAAGTTAATGCTGCTGGAAAGAATTTGAAGTTCTCCTCCTCCTCGTCTTCTTCTTCAAGCGACAATGACGAGTCTTTTAATCTTGAGATAGATAGTAGCGGTCCTGATGAGCCAGCAACTGTTGCTAAAAAAAAGAGATCAGTTAGCAACCATGGTTGGCAGAAAGGGGAAACGTCAAGGAAAACTACCAATGCCCCGAGAGGACTGGTTTCTAATGTTACGTCATCAAGAGGATCGGGTTCTAAGATTATGCCGTCTAAGGTCAAGGGGTTTAGTTCTTTAAGCAGGAAAGAGTTGCCATCTCCAAAGGAACTCAGTCAGGATCCTAGCTACAATAAGCTAGAATTGAAAACCTCCTTAGCGGTATGTGAGAGACATCTTTTTACATTTTGGATTTATGGATAAAGTTTGcatttttaactaaattttcTTAGGATGTTTTTCGTATTGCTTTGTAGGTGATAAAGAAGGTAATGAAAATGGAGGAAGCTGGACCCTTTAATGCTCCTGTGGATCCTGTTTCTCAGGGATTACCTGTAAGTGCGAATTACTAAACGATGCATAATATATCTTAGTAGAGTGTGGAATTTTTCTGTTTGTTGCTTTCTAATGGACTAGATTTCCTTTCTACTACCTCATGACGTCTCTACTATTTTCCCTATTGCTAAATAATATGGACAATAACAAGTGTTCTAGGTGAATAGTAATACTAATGTTGTTTGTTTCCTTGTAATTATAAAAGTGATTAAGTGGACTTTGAGGAAGACAGCTTCCTACACCATAACTAATGTATAACATGGATTGACTCTCTCTTTCATCTCATGCATGTTGTGCCAAACAGGATTACTTCACTGTAATAGATACGCCAATGGATTTTGGAACAATATGTGGCAATCTTCAAAATGGTGTCAAGTACATGAACTCAGATGATGTTTATAAGGATGTAAATTACATCTGGGAGAACTGTCGCAACTACAACAAAAAGGGTGACTATATTGTGTACCTTATGAAAAGGGTAAAAAAGAAGTTTATGAATTACTGGAAGTCAGCGGGGCTACGCACTGAGATACTGAGGGAGCATGCTGGTACTGGTTCATGCTTTTTCTTGCTTTTGGCTTACTTGAATACTATTCCTATGGTTTTATGTGAATGATGTGTATCTCATCATTTTGATGCTTTAGGATTGCTTTTGATCTCATGTTTGCTTcttgtttattattattgtctCTACACTATATTCTATACTGAACTTTCTGCAAATGTTGACCATTCATTGAACTGTCGTTTTTCTGCTTTTTACttctatatttttttcatatttcacTAATAAGCGAGGCAATCACCAAGTGGTGGATGCTGATGCATGCATGTATGCATCATTGAACTGTGGTTGTTCTTGCAAGGTAGTCTTTCTGCTTCTTAGGTTTATattcttttcatctttcattAATAAGTGAGACAATCACTCAATGGTATGTAGGTGTGTACGGATGCGtgatgtatgtatgtatgtatgtatgaaaTCAAATACTTGCTCTCAACTTTAACTTATAGGATAGGATGTGTCTTGATCTACTAATTCATATACATATCATGCTTAACTTTTGTTTCCACTATCTTGCCATTGCTTTGTAGGCCATTCTCATTCAATGGCTTCTAGTGACCATACTATATGGCAGAGCAGACATGACGCATTGTCTGTGGTGAACCGTATGGTAACTAACTCCAATCGGATGCAGCGGGATAAACTTGGCACCGGCCAGCCCCAGCCTCATCAGCCTCAGCCAAGCACCATTCAAGTGCCTCCATTTTCCCAGTTACATGCTGGTGAGGGAAGTAATTATACTGGTATGTTATTCCTCAGTGACAACAGACATTTCAAAATTTTTTGCTGTTTCGACATATGCATTTTCATATCTCTATATTTCGGTTGCACCAGAGACCACCTTTCATTTAGCAAACTATCTAATTTACCTCAGATTTGCACCTGATACAACTTGCTCTTTTTATGCATTTATTTATGAATCACAGTAcctatcttctgatttttgttGTTAGGGACATCTAACATAAATTCGGCAATATGTCCAATGTGCCACTTAAACCAAAAGTTACTTGTTTATTATCAAGGAATCAATTGAACCaaaagcttaagctgatagttacGGCCCAATAAtaacttttatattaatttttgacaCCGGGTGATAGTGTAATTTCATGGTTGTTTATAGATATGAGGAGTAGAGCCCGTGATACTGGTGGTGGACATAAACGATTTCGAGATTCAGCTGGTAAGACTAATCTACAGACTAGAGTGCGTGCTGGTGTGATTGTAGGAGCATCAATGGTTGATGAACCAGGTCCGTCTGCACCCACCTGTCTCACCCCTAGCTCTTCCCAGACTTCACAGGGCATGCGTACACCGCAGCCATCATCACATAGTCCACAGTTGCCGTCTATATTTAGACGTGCTCAACAGCTAGCCCCTCGTGAACCAGAGCCAGAACCAGAGCCAGAGTCAGAGTCAGAGTCAGAGTCAGAGCCAGAGCCAGAGCCAGAACCAGCACTTGCTGAGGATGAAGTTGGACATTCTGTACTTGGTGGCCGCACTGAGCTCACATTATCTGGGGATGTGTAAGTTTGATGTTTTCCTAATATAATAAAGATTGATGTGATATGCACgttggtatttttgcacttatGCTGTATTGACAGCCTTCTAACATACTTCACTGAATATTATAGGATGTTACCTTCTGACAAGTGTTCACGCGCAATTAGAAAGATAATCGAGAAGAAACTTGATGTAGATGGGGCAAAGTGGAAAACGGTGTCACAGAAGACAAAAGAGTATTATTTTCAAGAGTTTAAGGTGTGAAATGGTAACAgattattgaaaataaaaaaagtgcAAGCAATTCTAATCATATTTGGATATATCTGCAAAATTAACTAAGTGGAAGACTGTAAGGACTTCTGCTTTCTAATTGAGGATTGCattaaattatatgtaattaCCCTGTAATCTTAAATTTTGCAGAAACAATTCTTCTGGGATCAAGCAATTGATACTATGGTGAAACATGCCTGGAAAAAGAAGGCTGCCAAGCGTTACAGTGACATGTTGAGCGAAATAAGGAACAAGGGTGTTAGACCCGCTTTTCTTAGTGAGGGCGTTTGGAAGAGATGGTTGGAAGTGTGGTCTGATCCTGAATATGTCCGCATGTCTCAGCAGAAGAAACTGAATCGCCGTAAAGGGGAAGATGGTCCTGCAGCTGCCTGCCACACTGGGGGATCTGTTCCCCATCTCAAGCATAGAAAACGACTTGTGAGTATTGGATATGTCTaactatttataataatatgatttgTTAATAATTGAGACATTTAATTGAATTCAGGTGATCTGAATCAAAGCTATGTACATGTCAATGAGGAAGTAGTTTAAGAAATATGAAATTCATTATGTGTGATGAGTTAAAAGATAATTGCAAGCCTTAAAGGAATCGATATGGGTTATGTAGGGAAATGAAAGTTTGTGTTGTACACGTTTTCATTAGAAATCATGAATGAAGTGTTAGTTTATGGAATAATTAGTATTTGTTTATTTACATATACAGGCTGAACAATTGGGTCGGGATCCAACTCCCCACGAGTTATTCGTCTACACTCACACCAGAAAGCATGATGGTCTGTCATTTGTGGACGAGCGAGCCAAAGAAGTCAATGTAATATTTTCATTTCTCTTTTTGGCACAGTTACTTGCTGACTTGTGTTGCTTTCATAAACCAAAACTAAAGCACTAAGTATATATTTTTCATTCGGTATTTACAGGAACGGGTGGAGTCTATCAGGGAGCAGATGACACAAAATTCTTCCACAGTGGATGAGACACAGGTATTCTATGAGGCTGCTGGTGGGAAGCAGAGAAGTCGAGTGTATGGACTTGGTTCCGAGGGACCGGAGTACTATAGCAAGTCACCCAAAGTTTCGACATTTCCATCCAAAAACCAGTCTACAGAATTACAGCAGCAGCTCCAGCAGTTGCAACAGCAGCAGCATGCTACTGAGGAGCGACATGAAGAAAGATATAATGTTCTGTTGGAAACCATCCAGAAGCAGACCGAAATCATTCATGCCATGCAACAACAGATTGAGACCGCACCCGTCTGTGCTCCTATTGATGTTCCTCCTATTATGGCTGCCAAAGCAAATCCAAAAAGTAAACTCAGATCTAGGAAATAACTTTATCGAACTGTTCATTTTAATTTTCAGGATTTggatttgtttttgttgttgaaGATGAAGGGTTAGGAGTTAACTGACTTGCTATTATGTTATATTTATTAACCTTAATTTGAGTTGCACATATAAATTCATGGACCTTAGTTTTacgaatatattttttttaatggttagACGGAGGGCTTCAAGAGGAACAGAACGAGCTACACAACACGGCATAGGACGGTTCCTATTTGATCTTCAAACAAAATGTTCCGAAGGGTTGCAGGAGGCACATCAAACTCTTGATGACCCAACGAGGTAGGTCCTACGAAGTTCGTCAACCAGTCAGTAGCACGGTTCCATACTCTGTAGGTGTGAACAAAGATAGGAGTTAATTTCTACCACATAACTCACGACACTTGGAAATAAGCCACTAGCAAGGGCGATGAGAAGGAAGTTTACCCTATCATGAACCCCACAACAACTCGAGTCTAACTCGATAATTAAACGATGAAAGCCTATCTTCTAAGTTGTCTCGAGCCCAAAATACAGCCTTCAGAGTTAAGCAATCGTCACCGTACAGATGCTTATATTCACTGAGAAGCCAACAATTCACATACCTGCATCATTACGGACTAAACCTTCGACGTAGGCTTTCCCTGGGTTGCCTTTGCAAGCCCCATCGGAGTTCAGTTTGATCCATCTTGGCTCGGAAGGGGTCCAACTCACCCAAACAATGTCTCTCGTCAAACTCCGATGTGAATCTGCGCTAGTGTAAGCGTCGCAGATCTCTTTGATTTTGTTCAAAATGAAAGTTCCATTGTCTTTTCCGAACGAGATGTCATTGAAAACCAAGTTGTTACGCCACTTCCAAATCCACCAAACTTTAACAGCGGAGACCACGAGCCAATCACAATTTCTATAAACAAAGTTAGCATGAACATTTTTATCAAGACATTGGTTCCaatagagagagagaaggaTGGAGGTTATTTGCAGGAACCAACCTATGCTAAATCTTAGCAGGTTTACTACAATCTCGAAGGACATGAAGGGTAGATTCTTCCTTTCCACATACAGTGCCAAGCATTAGAACTGTTTAGGTGGTGAGCCCGACGATGAGCATTGCATATAATTTCATTAAGCCCCAACTTCCACAAAAATAAGCGAATTTGTTCAAGCATTTTAATCTTCCAAATAGTTGCCTAAAATCTACTACTGGTTAAAAGAGAATTCAGAGTTGAAAGATCATACCCGGAGCTAACAGTATAAGAGCCCGTAGGAGGCACAATCCAGTACCATCTATCGTTTTCTTTGTTGTCTGGGAAAAGCATGAATGAAGCAAGACGAAAAATCACGGCCCGAGGAACCAAAAATCAACCACAAAACTCTGCAGGTTAACGTTACTAGCTggagaattaataaaactcGTGTTGTGTCTGATGATAACCATACAACCCAACCCCTTAGGAAGAACAACGCTTCCTTTTACAATACTCCGCCAAGTCAAGGAACAGTTGTCGGGACAACAGAAGATACCAATGCCCTGATGACCACCTTTATAATTTTCTATGATGATTTTAGTCTAAAAGGCCCCATGCTCCATCAAGATCGCCCACCCAATTTTTGCAATGAAGCCTAAGTTTGTCTCAACCCGTTTAATACCCAAACCTTGAGATTTAAGACGGTAGACGGTACTCCAGTTGACGTGATGTGGCCTTCTAACTGTCTCAGTTGAGCCCTAGAGGAAGTTTCTATTGCAActctcaattttattattaatggaAGAGGGGAGGACTGACGTTTGCATAACATAACTCAGGATTGTGGAAGTTATAGTACGAATCAAAGTGAGTGCCAGTTGCGGAGAGGCATTTCACTTTCCAACCTGTGAGTTTTGTTTGAACCCTGTCAACCACATAGTTAAAAGTATTCTTAGAAATCCGACCATGAATCAAAGGCATGCCAAGGTATCTTCCAAGATCTTCTATTTTAGAGAACCCAAGAATATCATAGACCCCTCTACTGATCGCTTCAGACACATTGTTAGAGAAAAAGATTTTGGACTTGGTGATACTTACTTTCTGTCCGAAGCTAGCACATAAGTCATGAAGAATACTATTAATCATACATGCATGTTCCGCTGTTACTTCAGACATCAAGACAATGTCATTCGCAAAGAAGAAATGAGAAATAAGGGTCCCAGTTCTAGTTAAAAGCATGGGCCTCCAAACTTTGCTATTGACCGTATCGTTAATGAGATGGCTCAGACGCTCCAAGCAAAGGACAAAAAAATACGGGGAAAGAGGATCACCTTGGCGAAGATCTTTGGTTGGTTTGAACTCTGGAGGCTGCTCCCACTCCAAAGAGTTTTCATTGTAGCACTCAAGACACAATTCATGATAAGAGTAATGAAATTCCGAGGCAGACCCAAGCAAAAGAGTGTATCCTGAAGGAAATGCCAACTTACCATATGGTATGCCTTTTCAAGATCAAACTTCATAAGCATGTGCCCCAATCTACCGTTTTTATTCTTCATGGAGTTGATTACTTCATGAACAACAATGATATTAACGGTGATTTGGTGACCGAGAACAAAACTGCTTTGTGTAGGGCTGACTACAGAGAGAAAGAAGGGCTTCAAGTGGTTAACAATGCATTTGGTGACTGTTGTGCACAAGACATTATACAGGTTGATGGGCCTGAACTATGTTAGAGTCTCTGGGTTAGGGACTTTTGGGATCAAGGTGATAAAAGTACGGTTCCAACTGTCTTCTAGGATGCCTGAATTAAGAGCCTGGATAAACATTGACCAGACTTGCATACCCACTGCCCCCATATTGAAGATAACACAATGAACCTTAACTGACCGAAACTCACCATCAAGGGATGCTAAGCTGGTAGGATTACAAGGCGGGAAATTAGAGGAGGTGAACAAGCAAGGCTTAGATGGCGCCTCTTCAGTATATAAAGCAGTGAACAAGGAGGTAACAAAGTCTTTGATTTCCGAGCCTCCCAAAGCCAAACACCATTTTGGTCTTTCAATCCTTCAATCTTGTTTCTCGGACGACGAATTAAAATTAAAGTGTGGAAGAAGGTCGTGTTTCTATCACCAAAACGGATCCACTTCACCCAAGACTTTTGAAACTAAAGAATTTTCTCACGTTTCAGAATATCATCCATAAAGACTCGTTTGTTACGGAGCTGGGGTGGATATAGACTACAGTAAACAGAAACCTCTGGACTTGAAGGAATGATCCACAACATTCACCTGACAATGGAGAAAACGAAAGTTCTCATTCACAGCATTAATATAGACCTTCTCATATTTCTAGAAAAGCCAAATTCGCTCACTAAAACCATCAGCTTTAATCCAgacaacattagaaaagttaaTTTTCTTGCACAAAGCCTCTGCACGGGATGCCGGAAGTTGAGTCTCCAAAAGAACAAGAATCATTGGATGAATCAAATGGCGAAGAGTTCGGTGAAACTCATTAGCACCGGCTCCAAAAAAAATTCCAAGTAATTATCATTAAAGAATCATGATAGAAGACGTACCAGGAAACAAATGTCAAACAGCTCCGCATTAAGGGATGCCTCTCAGTGGGAGTGTTACCTACATTCATATCAATTTCAGCCAAGGGTTTGGCACTGCTAGGTTCTACTCTGCTACGCTCGGGACGGTTGGCAATAAAAACAAAATCCATGGTGTTTTCCTTGTTTAAAATTTGATCTTCCTTTCATACAATTATATGATCTTcataaatgtttgtttttattttcattttaaaacctTTTTGCCTAATGTTCTAATCGTTAGAACTACAATTTTTTTCCCTTTATCTTTAATAAAGTTTTATGTGGTCTTTATATGAATCTTGCTATTTTATGGCGGATTTTCCTTATttgaaacttcttttggcattTGAATTACTTATTCTGTTAAGTTGCTAAATACCGAATTGAAAATCCTCTCTCTCGAGCAagaaacctaaattctaaaaaaatggaCCCGAGAACTCTAGAAATGGACGATTTCGAACACAAGGCAACAAATCGACCAGAGAACTACTGAAATTAATGTTTTGGCgaaaaatttgtttttttcatGAATTTCCCCTGGATAGGAGAAAATCCCGCATGCCCTTAGGTCAGGCGGATGAACTACCCGCCTGCCCTAGGGGCAGGTGGGAGTTCGACTCCCGCCTACCATTAGGGCAGGCGGGTGGGTGATCCGCCCTCTTTTACAGGGGGGAGGGGAACTTACTTTTTGTTCTacattacactttttaacacgtTTGAAGTgcatttttaacaatttttatgaatttcatttattttcagGAGCCGTTAGAAGATTGGGT
The window above is part of the Euphorbia lathyris chromosome 3, ddEupLath1.1, whole genome shotgun sequence genome. Proteins encoded here:
- the LOC136223466 gene encoding uncharacterized protein; this encodes MKRKRAARKKSVAKKPTPSVNVDEQVFKYFVAQSAHGNSVADEINNNNQSDQVNAAGKNLKFSSSSSSSSSDNDESFNLEIDSSGPDEPATVAKKKRSVSNHGWQKGETSRKTTNAPRGLVSNVTSSRGSGSKIMPSKVKGFSSLSRKELPSPKELSQDPSYNKLELKTSLAVIKKVMKMEEAGPFNAPVDPVSQGLPDYFTVIDTPMDFGTICGNLQNGVKYMNSDDVYKDVNYIWENCRNYNKKGDYIVYLMKRVKKKFMNYWKSAGLRTEILREHAGHSHSMASSDHTIWQSRHDALSVVNRMVTNSNRMQRDKLGTGQPQPHQPQPSTIQVPPFSQLHAGEGSNYTDMRSRARDTGGGHKRFRDSAGKTNLQTRVRAGVIVGASMVDEPGPSAPTCLTPSSSQTSQGMRTPQPSSHSPQLPSIFRRAQQLAPREPEPEPEPESESESESEPEPEPEPALAEDEVGHSVLGGRTELTLSGDVMLPSDKCSRAIRKIIEKKLDVDGAKWKTVSQKTKEYYFQEFKKQFFWDQAIDTMVKHAWKKKAAKRYSDMLSEIRNKGVRPAFLSEGVWKRWLEVWSDPEYVRMSQQKKLNRRKGEDGPAAACHTGGSVPHLKHRKRLAEQLGRDPTPHELFVYTHTRKHDGLSFVDERAKEVNERVESIREQMTQNSSTVDETQVFYEAAGGKQRSRVYGLGSEGPEYYSKSPKVSTFPSKNQSTELQQQLQQLQQQQHATEERHEERYNVLLETIQKQTEIIHAMQQQIETAPVCAPIDVPPIMAAKANPKSKLRSRK